From the Toxoplasma gondii ME49 chromosome VIIa, whole genome shotgun sequence genome, one window contains:
- the AP2VIIA8 gene encoding AP2 domain transcription factor AP2VIIa-8 (encoded by transcript TGME49_282210), which yields MMAKPVVDNSSVSEATSSPLVASPCTASVELPSEPTLGCDRVTHSHEPREEKKRVRSSHNVLIFDTATIGENARKRRVRHLSGESARLFRPFVFNNGVDDAVEMGTDVDDEPFVHHKAANSGESVQRNQLWGRDTSSNAVAGATCAPPLASVVSDWLPSDGRHQRGSEMSDRITRSTCATSRVASLEAADDALGARDCPTKTALGCGSVGAPQAGAGLSNTLRDGSSRENLEEKAVNRDEGGRNHEEEDVAAPSRKGKISGFPLTSITPREDPAKAATPSLYDAYVGGDIGLGDVNTGTTQGDTTDASKGALTIVTSGCRIHSEGARSSNSFSANDSRHPSAQVGVLHNHVTEADANDASLQGATDATTVDVDSRRTVRRTLTATEAYEMHRKQQHQRLVISAGECEGGDEQLRKRSWSGGVHADTDAAWARLQEQLLKRASDGQTDSEESNRNGQNSPAASFAQGDTFLSNGAGLTKEEVEARHHPAPVLAEEEDRESSMSHSPSPSSTLDAALATADDQGTDEQVSDSFTSTAGKHERGRNAGSGGGGGGTGAGSTPFYSVSEGAMSKKVILRSHRFYPVIRGVSRDNTKRRWAVYWKGNRKYFYDKFYEDCYQAYLHAVDFRKHAKAHGPLAGSVPPAGLITGPTSPASLLNFSGPFESVAGSGGSTSLLESCSSSASSSPATASSLLLSTAERLPRGSRELSSSALADKVLRESTVEDRHSRLNRHAVLPRFAEQTAIPSVDEATFGKAHGGVGPRRASGQTLELYKNAVRLMLQDLSFTVAPSFFAAARNRCPEDAEDDSREETPRVTGGLHSAGSLSLLQQS from the exons ATGATGGCAAAACCGGTGGTTGACAATTCGTCCGTTTCAGAGGCGACATCGTCACCGCTTGTGGCGTCTCCGTGCACAGCGTCCGTCGAGCTCCCGTCTGAACCGACGCTCGGCTGCGACAGGGTCACCCATTCTCATgagccgagagaggagaaaaagcgagtcCGGTCTAGCCACAACGTGCTAATTTTCGATACCGCCACGATTGGAGAAAATGCGCGGAAGCGACGTGTGCGCCATCTAAGCGGAGAGAGCGCTAGGCTCTTCCGACCGTTCGTGTTCAACAATGGCGTTGACGACGCTGTCGAAATGGGGACTGACGTAGACGACGAGCCTTTCGTACATCACAAGGCGGCGAACTCAGGAGAATCCGTGCAGCGTAATCAGCTGTGGGGGAGAGACACTAGCTCAAACGCTGTTGCCGGCGCTACATGTGCTCCTCCACTCGCTTCTGTAGTTTCGGACTGGCTGCCATCAGACGGTAGGCATCAACGGGGTAGTGAAATGTCTGATCGCATCACCAGGAGTACGTGTGCAACAAGTAGGGTCGCTTCTCTTGAAGCAGCTGACGACGCGCTCGGAGCTAGAGACTGCCCAACAAAAACGGCGCTTGGTTGTGGCTCCGTGGGTGCTCCGCAGGCGGGCGCTGGGCTTAGTAACACTCTGAGAGACGGGTCATCTCGGGAGAATctcgaggagaaggcagtgaacagagacgaaggaggaaggaaccacgaagaagaagatgttGCAGCGCCAAGCCGAAAGGGGAAGATTTCAGGGTTCCCCTTGACCAGTATCACTCCCAGGGAGGACCCCGCGAAAGCCGCTACGCCGAGCCTTTATGACGCCTACGTAGGTGGTGATATCGGCCTTGGCGATGTGAATACGGGCACAACTCAGGGGGATACAACTGACGCAAGCAAAGGGGCCTTAACAATTGTTACATCTGGCTGCCGCATCCATAGTGAGGGGGCCCGGTCGAGTAATTCCTTCAGTGCCAATGATAGTCGCCATCCTAGTGCTCAGGTGGGTGTTCTGCACAATCACGTGACCGAAGCAGATGCTAATGATGCCTCTCTACAGGGGGCAACTGACGCAACAACTGTGGATGTCGATTCGAGGCGGACCGTTCGAAGAACTCTTACTGCAACAGAGGCATACGAGATGCATAGAAAACAACAACATCAGCGGCTAGTCATCAGCGCCGGCGAATGCGAAGGTGGTGATGAACAGCTGAGGAAACGGAGCTGGTCAGGAGGTGTCCATGCGGATACAGACGCAGCGTGGGCACGGCTGCAGGAGCAGTTGTTAAAACGTGCTTCGGACGGCCaaacagacagcgaagagagtAACAGAAACGGTCAAAATTCACCAGCGGCATCGTTCGCGCAAGGTGATACCTTTCTCTCGAACGGTGCCGGCCTTACCAAGGAAGAAGTTGAAGCTCGACACCATCCTGCCCCCGTGTtagcggaagaggaagatcgTGAATCCTCAATGTCCCACTCTCCTTCCCCCTCCTCCACACTGGATGCGGCACTTGCGACAGCTGACGACCAGGGAACTGACGAGCAAGTCAGCGATTCCTTTACCTCGACAGCAGGCAAACATGAACGGGGTCGCAACGCCGGGTCTGGAGGGGGAGGAGGCGGGACAGGTGCAGGAAGCACGCCCTTCTACAGCGTATCCGAGGGTGCGATGAGCAAAAAAGTCATCCTTAGAAGCCATAGATTTTACCCCGTTATCCGCGGAGTCTCCCGCGACAACACAAAGCGACGATGGGCTGTATACTGGAAGGGAAACCGGAAGTATTTCTACGACAAATTCTACGAGGACTGCTACCAGGCATATCTCCATGCTGTGGACTTCCGCAAACATGCAAAAGCACATGGTCCCCTAGCGGGCTCCGTACCTCCGGCGGGTTTGATTACTGGGCCCACATCGCCGGCGTCCTTGCTGAACTTCTCAGGGCCATTTGAATCTGTGGCAGGTTCCGGAGGGTCcacctctcttctcgagtcCTGCTCTTCATCCGCATCTTCGTCACCTGCTACCGCATCTTCATTACTCTTATCGACAGCCGAACGCCTCCCGCGCGGCTCTCGGGAactgtcttcgtctgctctgGCAGACAAAGTGCTCCGGGAGAGCACGGTAGAAGATAGACATTCCAGGCTTAACCGGCATGCCGTGCTTCCGCGATTTGCCGAACAAACAGCAATTCCCTCAGTCGACGAGGCAACTTTCGGGAAAGCGCACGGTGGTGTTGGACCTAGGCGAGCTTCAGGCCAGACATTAGAACTCTATAAAAATGCTGTTCGACTCATGCTTCAGGATTTATCCTTCACGGTGGCCCCATCATTTTTTGCTGCGGCAAGGAACCGGTGCCCTGAAGATGCGGAGGATGACTCACGTGAAGAAACTCCTCGCGTCACGGGGGGGCTGCACTCGGCTGGTTCTCTATCGCTTCTCCAACAG AGTTGA